The Lineus longissimus chromosome 6, tnLinLong1.2, whole genome shotgun sequence sequence tatctgctgagggcgtttgaaacatggctgaccgatcgttcaaaacatggccgatgggcgttagggtttttatgcatgaatGTCAGCTTTAATGATAACATGTGGTAGGGCCTACTATATACATGAAAAGCACCAAAAATCGGAGTTACTTTGCCCCTTCGTGGAATCTTATGTCAAGGGCAGTTAGTTACTCAGATGTAGATGCGTATTTTTACTAGTATGTACTCTGTTTTAACTTTTATAATATCTGTTGAGATCTTCATTTCTCCGATTGTCTTCCTACTTGTCAAAGGTTAATGTGATGTGACAATGCATTACCAGTTCATGGTTTACATGTATGCTGGGGTAAGGCAACCCATTTCACATCGGTTATGTTGCGGCTCCCAGTTGCTACATGTGGTGCCCCGTACGCGGTGCGTAACTTTTGGTGACCATGCATTTTGCTCGGCTGCCCCCAACCTGTGGAATAGTCTTCCAAGTACTGTAAGAACAACAGGAAACATCGGCCAATTTAAGACACTACTTAAGTGTCTACTGATCTTGTGAATATAAAAAGCGAGTACCATATTTTATGTAGCatgcactatacatgtatatcacttaAATAATGTAGAAAATATTTAGCAGTTCCTTTCTAGAGTCCATCATCATCTGATTGAAACAGAAATCGACTTAAACTGGTTTTAAGCGAATACCACCAAGATTCGCACGGAAAAAACTACGACCTGCACAATCATCATATAATATAGAAGTTGCACTCGACGTATTTTGTAGCACCAGGTTATTAAGATTATAttcgatgatattttcatttcttaagttaaaatgacaaatttaccATCTTCCAGAATCATGCCACTGCGTTCCAAGGCATTCTATCCCGAAAACACGGTTGCATGTTAATCCAGTAGTTTCGGATCAGTTTATATTGTTGTGACTTATCGCTTTGGTGGCGTGAATCTTGTCAACACCCTGATAatctctatacatgtatatgttccaAGTGATACCTTCATGTAAATATCAAACATTAAGATAAATAAATATTACACCAGACGACACGAAATAGATTAAAATGTAAAGGGTAAAATCTCTATGTATTTGGTAGACATGGAATAACGGATCTATTTCTTTTCCTCTCTTTAAGTGCCATAATTTTTTCTAGCGTTAATCAGCATCTGTCATGGGCTAGTTTGTTCAAAGCCACATAAGCTTTAAGGCATGCGTTTAGTCTTAATTGGGTCAATTGATGATACCTTTTTTTGTGATACTGAACGTATGAAAAACGTCGATTTAATTATTTTGAACAAACGGGCCCAGGTTGTTTAGACTCGATCTCGTTCTGTTATATATTTATGTATAAATCGTTGTTATATgctattttgataaatttatattttatattttgtcaaaaatgtgTCTATTGTTTACACGTTTTATATTTTGAGATGCTTTCTGTAAAATTTTGTTTAAATAATTACCCCGATGTCGTCGTTGTAGTCGAATTTTAGTTTGCTTTTCGATTCTTTGGTAAAAAAGCCTTGCATATTATATATCCTTCCGGCAAGTCAAGTCACTTCACCTTGCTTCGAGTCATTATAGTCCCGTTAAAGACAATGAGAACACATCATAACTAATAAATCGCTGTTGTTTCTAGCGTTTCTCAACCATTGACGGAAAACTGAAAGTCCCCTAAATATGGCACCGGTGTAGCAGCATGTGATGCGGCCGGATATAGGATCCCCCTAATCCTCGGGTCGATCGTATAGGCGTGGGCATCAAAATAGACAGCAGTGGGATATTTCATTCAATCACCAGGATTTATCTGAATAGGGGAACGTAGGAAGGCCTCTATCTGCTTTAGCGTTCCCCAATCAATGATGGCAACAGAGTAAAGAAGCGTCCCTTCCTTTTTTATTTGGACACCCTATTTATTTACTCGGCCTGGTTTTCTGGGATATGGCGTCTGATAAGAGAAACTAAAGTAAAAGGTTCTTCGCGCCACGCGCTCTCATTTCCCGATttcattgaaatacatgtagtgttgaTGGGAAAGAGCATCTATCGGGTGGTGTGATGAGACGAGAGGCGCCTAGAGCGTGCGGGCAGTGGAATTTTTTTCCCCGAACCTTTCGTGcaacacagtgtacattgataaaactttcaaccaatcagatggaAGCAAATATGTGACGTCAAAATCCCGCGTGCGGGCACGTGCCCGCTAGATGAAGGCCTTTAACGTGTGGCGTGTTGCATTTGCGGTATTCCCTGGGGCTTATTGCGTGGGTTTGAGCGAGataaggggggggggtctaTTCGCCACGCGCGGGTCACGCTCTGTCCTCCGAAAAAACACCCCCTATCACGCTTTTTGGTTCAAGGATGCTCTACAGATGTCATGGGGAGTGACCCCGCGGGAATAATAGAAGGGGAGCTTGAATGGAGAAGGCGAGGCCCCGGTCCGCACCACGACCTCGAAAATGTCATAAAAAGGATAATAGTGTATAACCATGCACATGACATGACCATGTCTAGCTCGGGCAGATCACAACAGGGAATAACGTTTCTCACTAAGGCTTATAAAATTAGATTCTAAAACATAAAATAGCGGTAGCCGGTGTCCCAATGGAGACGTTGTCACATCGTCGCTTTTCGCaccagataggcctactgcaccACATGTCAGTGACGAGAAGTGCCCCGGTGGAGGCATTGCCCATGGTCACTCTTCTCTAGTGAAGGATCGGTTTTCTCACCAGATACAACATGTCATTGATCACTGATTGATGCCCAAGTATAGACACTCTGCCAACCTCGTTTTTCTTTCCTCATTCATGTCTTAGAAAGCTCTCCGGACCCCTGTGGAGTCATTGTCTCATTGCCTCTTTCTCAGTTAGATATGTCCCAGTTTAGAGGGTGCAAAGGCTACAGGGCCTAAATGCGTGTGATTGTCTCCTGGAGTGTCTCTGCCGGGGTCTGCGGCATATCGATACACTCTCTTTAGCCTTTGCTACCTTCCGGCTCGCGACAGTATCGGCCTCAAGCGCCAAGCATAGCAAAGACTAATACTACCAGCTTGTTTACAGCCCGCTTTGGGTCAAAGGCAAGACACTTTATCAGCCTTCATGGACAGTACAGCCAAAAGGCCCACACAGGAACAGCGAAGACTAATATTACCAAAGTGTTTACAGCCGGCAGTTTCATCACAGGGAGGATACCGGGGATGTGCCGGTAAGAAGTGGTTGGTGGGTGGCGCATTGTAATAATGGTCGAGGTAGAGACGCTGTCGCATCCTCGCTTTTCTCACCTGCACATGATGTCAGTCATAGGTGTCCcactgaagacaatgtcacatcctcgcTTTTCCCAACCGTTACACCAAGGTTTCAAATAGAGACATAGTCACATCGTTGCTTTATAAAGTAAGTGAGAGGTGTTCTTCTTATACCAGATGTTACACGGTTGTGAGGGGGTCACCCAGTTCAGATACTTTCATGCACATCATCACTTTTCTCACTAGTTTCAGCATGTGAGTGAGAGGCGAGtctggagacattgtcacatcgtCACTATCAAACCAGTTATGAGATGTCAAGTGAAGACATCACAACCCGGGCATCACAATGTATGATGTCTCAATCTGAATGATAGTATGTATACTACATTCTAATAGATCCGAACCCAATCGTTTCGAAGGCAGTATACAGTTGGTTGTGAATAGAAACATCCACATCAGGCTTTTTCCTACTCCTTGGTCTAGCGAAAACGGAGcttattgaaaaccactggttatgccaggatgatCGGAATGAAATCTACTCCGACATAGATTGTGGAGGGAAGTGACGTCACAGGGCAACGTCAGTTTTCATGGACTGGTCACATGACACCCTTTGTCACATGAGGTGATGGTATTCCAAATGGTTATCAAATGACACCATACTCTggaaacaacaaaaacaacacgaaAATATGTTTATCACTTTTTGATACCATAGCTTATCTATAAATTTCATCATGAAATAGACAACAAAATATACATGatcaatactgtaaaccacctaATTTTTGCAAATAACATCAATCCAAACTTTTAATGTGTATGTACGAAATAGATGACCCCAGATGACAAGAGGCGTGCATAGGCATAGCCTTATTAGCCAGATCAGCATGTTTGAACCAGTGAGAATGTCAATTGTATATAATCTATTCAGGTCACACACCCGAATGCCTCCTATCACATTATATCAAAACATAACCCACATGCAATGCCAACAGCCGTCATTGGCTGAACATGCATGTCAACTGAACATCAATCAAGCAATACCCACTGAATTCTAACATTCACTGAATATCAATGTCATCAGTGTTGGCTCTGTGTTTTAAAGGAAGATAGGTGGGAGTTACTGTCAGAGTGGCACCAATATATAAAGTTAAGAGTCTGTACAAGTAAAAGTCAGCAAATTTTCAGATTCATCCATAACAGCCCAATTGTTTCCTTTAGGAGGGTAAGTATTAGAAAGATAATCAAATAGACAGATCTTTTTCATCTCAGAGGACCACTGTACTGGTAGTACAGTATCATCAGACTGGACACACAATCAAGTCTATTATTGGTATATACATTGTAGAACAGTCCACCATATAGATACACAATGACCAGCCTGAAGTTGGCTTATTTACTATTCCTTATTCTTATCAGATATCATTAGTAAGGGCTAAATGCAGTTATTGACAGTAATAAAGGGCTATACTAATCCCAACCATAACTGTCCGAGGATCAGGAAAGTAGAATCGGGAATAAGGAATACGAAATATGGAGCCAACTTCAACTTGACAAGATACACAATATCCTAGCACCAACTAACTCCCTCGACGCTAACTACAACACCCCCCGTGTAGTTTTTTCGTTGGTGTTGATGGTTCTTCTAGGTTCAGTTTATCTCTTGCACCTAAAAAAACAAGATAGGTGATGAGCAATTTATGACAACATGTTCGTCTTCTTCTGACCTAGAGTAGGGTTCTTCAAAACTTAACTGcttcaattttcaaaagatTCATATGTATTCTAATAGATATATGCACAAGAACTTCAGTGATTTCAATGCACGAAGTCCGAGGAGATTTGATTTGTGGGGCAGAGGAAAACGGGAGAACCCTGCAGAGCAACATCCTTCTCATTTTTCCCTATACATTTACCAAGATCAATAAAGAGTGGGTTGTCTGACAAGTTCATTTACTTTACATGTACCCGGTAGAACAAACCACTTGCAAAAAGTGTGATGTCATGAACTTACTTGGTTTTGGTTCCTGGTTGGCCGGATCATTTACATAATCATCGGCTATCTTTCGGAATAATTCGTCTGAAATATTATTAGAAATTGTTGTCAGACGGGTAAACATGGATGACCAAAGCATCTTTTTCTTAATTCATGAAGTTGATAATCATAAGACATCAGATTCGACACCTCATGATGAGGCTAACATTTGACTAACGTCTTAGTGAAATCTTctaatttacatgtaaatacaaCCAACAAGCTCCTTCAAATACTCACATATATTTTCGCCTGTTTTACTTGATGTCTCAAATACCTGACCATTaatttctgaagaagaaaagaaatctaAAGTGCAGACACAATGAGATATATATGGAGCTGTTTATTTTGTATGTACACAACAAAAGGGGACAGCATTTGTGAGCTCAAGGTCAGTTTTTGCCGTCAAAATAATAATGGTGAAATgtctttttaaagaaatttttgCGCATTGCAAAATAAAGCAGCGCAAATCTTTGGCGGTTAAAATTAATCAATGCTTACCATCAGCATAGTCTGTGACTGTATAATAATCGACTCCACGATTTCCTTTCAAAGCTTCACCTTTCACAAGGTCGTTCTTCGTCCCACAAAGATAAACTTTACAGTTCTGGAATGCATGTAGAGATAGATGATGTCATTGTcgttttgaaaataaccaaGTACAGGTCATTTCTAATTCATGGACACATGTTTGTACCCTAACCTTTACAAAGGGATGGGTGGCAAACAAACTGGATGCAGGAATGAGttacttgtacagtaaaacctctccattaaggacatccttgggactgacGAATGATGTCCttatagagaagtgtcctgattaatagagaggtcaaattgaatggaaacaactaatttgggaccaaaactagtgtccttaatagagaggttgtccgtgatagaggggtgtccgcttagggaggttccgcgGTTGGAGCACTTACCTCTTCACTTTTATTTAGTTCCTTGACCCAAAATTTAGctttttcaaaactatttttttcagTCAAGTCAAAACATATGATAGCTGCCTTAGCACCTCGGTAGTATATTCGGCTCATAGCCTCATAGCGTTCACTTCCGGCAGTATCCTGGAAGAGATGATGAACAGGGGATGGAGTTCATAGGTCAGTCTCCCACAAGTTATATCTGAGAGATACACGGTATAAACCAAGCCTCACATAAAATAATTCTGATTGACCTGCTGAATTTCAATGTCACAATAGTCAATATACTGAAACTGTCTACAAGTACCATCCAAATTCAGTGATGGTATCGAGTAATCCATGAACATGAGAGACAGACCATGTAGTACACTTTCATCTGAAGAAATACATATGGTATGTCACTGGCCCAAGCTTCATACCGGAACATCAAGCTCACATGGCTTTGCAATTGAGTTGAAAATTTACCCAAAATATTTACCCATATTCCTAACATAACATATTTCCTCTGGCATGTTTCTATTCTCTTAGCACCAAAAGCTGCTCCTATAGTCTGAAACAGAAACCTTGAGAGTGAGAAACAGAATGCACACTAACCAAGAATAAAGATTAGATAACTATCGATTGCTAAACTCTTGTAATGGTCAGGCATGAGAGCATGACAAGACTGAAAAGCCAACCTCTCTTTAAGCCTAAAATTACAGGGTCCAGCAGATTCTgatcaaaaacatgaaaaggcctGAATTCAGGCTAAAGCTGAACACGTCATACCAGAAATGTCCTAGCCTCTTCATTTCATACAGAGTGATGATTACAGAAACCAGCCAGTGAAGAATTGTTTACACAACGGATAATAACAGTACACATGGATCTGGAATCCCCTTTGGCATTTGCTGTACATTTAGTTCAAGTTGGTCCATAATGAACTTACATTTTGATATGGAATGTCACCACTGAATCTGTCATGTAAATATCTCTCCACTAAACTCGTCTTTCCTCCGTATTCCTTCCCCAGGAGAACTATCTTCATATCTATCTTATTGGTCATCTTGACAATGTCTGATGGATGGTGATTTCTGAAACAgatatgaaaatattgaataGGGCAGTTTGTAAGGTCGACACTATTGTGTATCCAtgtgtgtgagggaaaataattctgggccaccctgtagactgtAGTGTAGATCAGAGATTTAgggaaaagaaaacatcatgTCCTTTTTGCCACCAAACACAGTTGTTTACAACTGCCATGCCAATCAATGGCAAGTAGTGATAAAAAGCACGTACTCTAGATACAATATGACATCAACGACCTCTCATTTGTGGTCATAATGGGCTGTAAAAGTGAATAAATCGGAGAGTTTCCCTTTGACACAGATTTTGTTTACTTCCGCGTTTCTATCCCAGAATGCAACATAATTCAAGATGTCAGCGCCCATGAAACATGCAACAAGGTAAAAAATTTGAGTATTCTCTCTGATTTCGTAACCTTTCCCAGAGTTGATTCTTATTTAACCCAGCTCATACGATGTGTTAGTATGCATTCTTTTTATTCATAATTATTTGTTGTTTTAATTCGTGAAACTATCCAAGCTAACTGTCTTTCACTGTGAGAAATCTTCCTGTGTACAAAGTCCTGTACACAATGTATGTGCATGAAGGTGTACTACAGGGTGTGCCACAATTGAATTGAGTGAAAATCAAATGTCAGagatttttaataatttttgaaTATCGCTTAGTCTGCCGGAGGAGCTCGCATAAATCAGCATAAACTTTCTGAAAGTTCTACTGTCTGTTTTCATGTCAATGCATTCACCTGACATTTACATTGACGTTAACGCTTGAATAAGTATTCTAAATGGGCAAGAGGCTTCATTATATCAGCATATTATGGTAAGCTAAAGGGTTACCAGAATGGCTCTATTTTATTAGGCTTAATGTCGATCTAAGCTTAGTATTATATTCTGTTCTGCCCTGAAAGGAATTATTACCATTTCAATACATAATTTGCCAAACGGACAAATATTTTCATCCAAATGGTGTGATACTTGTTTTATttggaaaatggccaaaattgtGAAATGCTAAATTGAGTTATCAAGATTTTAATAGCCATATTAGGGGCCTAGTTAGTTTTCAAACTGCAAATTATTCACACATGCATTATAAAGCAGATAGGGATTTCCTACCAAAACCTGAAACAATCTGTGTCAATGTTAAGAAAGTTTCATCAAATAAGAATTGGTAAGTCATTTTATAATCCCCCTTCATGTTTGCAGTAAGTTCCAAATAGATACCTAACTTTAAAAATCAGCAGAAGTCTAGTACCTTCAAAATTCCTCCTTTACTTTAATTGAAAACATTCAATAGTTTAGGTTGGGCGTGGAAATAACTTTCAGAATTTTAGATCAGGGAATTGGGTCCATTTGTGGTAGATGTCTCTGACCTTATCTTTTGCTACCCATGTATTGTACATGAGAATTGATTTTCTCCGGCTCAAATTATAAACACGTTGGTGTAAATTGGATTGAAACAATGTGTGTTGTGGCAAATTTTATTCCTTGCTATTGGCTTAACATGTAAACCTATTTTCAGTCCAAGCAAATGCCACTCATTCACATGGCTTTGACAAGTTAGTATAAGCCAAAGTCAACATGATATTTTACCACATGTAGGTTTAAAGGTGCCTGACACTTCCAGAGAAACTCAAAAGCAAACACTGTTTTCCCTTGTTTCATGACTTCGAGAAGCCTCCTTGATGCCTGTCAGTGTTTCTTTCACATCAGTTGAAAAATGGTGGTTTAAAATACATCTGTATCAAACCTCCCTGTGTAGAAGTACACACAACCCTGTgaattgaactacatgtaatttgtttgtttgttgtgaAATGTGGACATGAAGGATAGTACTAAGTTTACACAACATTTTTATTTGGGCACCAATCTATTTATACATAGCATAAATACATAGTGAAAATTTGCATTTCCAGGTAGACATTTCTGGTTATTGAATGACTGCCGGCCAGAGATTATACACACTTGAATCTGGCTACGATGTGATAAGAATACGATCCATAAATTCTACACCCATTCCATCCAAAAAGCCTGCTGTAATAGTGTGACGGAATCGTGTCATTGATCGGAAGCACTTTTCGATTCAACATCACCCAGAATGGCCAAGAGTAAATTTGAGTACGTGAAGCAGTTTGAACAACCGGATTCCTGTCTGCCGAACTGTTGGCTGGTGGTCAGAGTCGATGGAAAAAATTTTCACAAGTAAGTACGGACCATGAGAATTATTCCAGTTAGTGTAGATGTTTTGTTAAGACTGATTGAACTTGTTGAATGATAATGACGACTTTTATGCTCTGATTGTAACAATTTGTATTAGTCCAGTAATTTGTTTGTTCTCAATTCCATGGGCGCTGCATTTTATTTGGTGTAAAATCAATCAAGAGTCTCATCAAATTTTGATGTTACTAGCCCCCTTTTATACTTAATAATAGATTGGAAATGGATACAAAGTTTAAGACTCTAAAGATTACACATTTAATTCATGATAGACTGATCTGGTGTTCATTCAGTGAGTGCTTTGACAACATTCATTAATCCTACTCTTCAGACcagaaatatcaataaatcTTTTGAATATCGCCTGCAATACAAAAGATCTTCATAATCATACGACAATTGAGTGATTACTTTAATAGCTGCGTATTGATTTTTGTTGAATCTTTCAGATTTTCGGACACGCACAACTTCCTGAAGCCAAACGATGTCCGATCTTTGAACCTGATGTCTAAGGCTGCCGAAGTAGTCATGAATGAATTCAAGGACATTATCCTAGCCTACGGACAAAGCGATGAATATAGCTTTGTATTCAAACGaaatacaaatacatacaacaGGAGAGCGAGGTATGATatagtggtacaattataaccctATTACAATTATAGCCCCTTGGTGTTGAAAAGAATCTGGTAGTACACATGAATGCACgctgaggctataattgtatcgAGGTTAGAATTGTATTACCTTACCCTTTACAAGTTTTGATGTGTTTACAATCAATTAGAGTTACACTACAGCTTCTATTTCATGCGGTGTGCCATTCATATTGATGCACTCGTACTTTAACAACGTAACCTCACTGTTGTATCATCCATCTTTCAGCAAACTCTCCTCGACCGTCTGTAGTCTCTTCACATCAGCATATGTGTTTCATTGGAGGGATTACTTCATTGCCAAGCAGTTGCAATATCCACCAGCATTTGATTCCAGGACCATTGCCTACCCAACTATCCGCAATATTAAAGACTACCTATGCTGGAGACAAGCTGACTGTAAGTTTGCGTCCCTTTTCAAAGGATTACAAAATGATCTCATCCTGGCATTCTGTCCGATTTGGGATGAAAGGAAATCTTTGAAATTATTGTTCTGTTTGGGTTTCAGGCCACAtcaacaatttgtacaacacATGTTTCTGGAAGCTCGTCCAAGAGGCTAACAACACGCCAAAACAAGCACAGGAGAGactaaaggtacatgtatatgatcatTCTCTGAACCTCGTCCAGGGAGATCCCCTTTATTGCTTTGGATCAACCAgtgttgattttgaaattttgtcgTCTAGAGTGGGTTTCAAAGAGTGAAGACTGTACATGGAAAGCATATCAGGTCCTTGATGATGTTGGCTGAGATTTGAATTGGGTTCACTGGAAATGGTGACATCTGGTGTTCTCGAAGGCTGACATTGTCTTGTCTACCTACTGCATGGTGGGcctatagcctccctttaaTTCTCTTCCAGGGCACCCTCTCAAGTGACAAGAATGAGATCCTATATACCCAGTTTGGAATGAACTACAACAACGAGTCGGAGATATTCAGGAAAGGGAGTGTGCTGCTTCGGAAAAAGGTACAAAAACCCAAAGTTCATTTTGTAAGTAAGGAGTTTTTTGTTCACTGTAGGATCGGCACTAGACGGCTAACAGATGATTTTATAACAGGTAGTATTCCTACACATAGGTCTCACCAGGATTTTAAAGTTAAAATAGAACGTGGCTGATTTACACCCTTTTTTCTTCGAAGAGGACGAAAAATGAAAACCTTTACAGTTGAATTAGTCGTTTATCCACTCCAATCCTTCCTGGTGGGTCCTAGAGTATTCCCCACCCATCTATTTAGTTCAGTGATTTCAAGCATCTCATGTGCTTTGGAATCTTTTGCTGTCCATCATAAGAAAGAAACATGGCATGGTCATTTCACCAACTTATTACTTTGAGCTCTGTCACTACCATGATCTATGCTATTTCAACCACTGCTAGGACAATGTGCATAACTCATATCACATCCTTCCTTAGCTTATCCAAACAGAGCACCAAGCTCACTGAAGTTGTCTTAGCCCTTCTATGTTATGCTTAGGCCTACAAGTAGCACTCCTTCTTTTTCTGTTCACCCCAACATTCCAACCAATCCTGCACATACACGGAAGACGTGCTGTAATATCTGACAGTGTGACTGCAACAATTTGTGTGATGTCAAGCACAATAACTTTAACTGGCTGATAGTTGAACAGTTTATAACCTGATAACTCTGTATAATATTGACTTACCGTACATTTCATAAGCTTTCAGACTCAGCTGAGTCCTTATAAACTGTCCAACTATCAATCTACCTGGATAGATGAGTCTCCATAGTGATAT is a genomic window containing:
- the LOC135489365 gene encoding probable tRNA(His) guanylyltransferase isoform X2, translating into MAKSKFEYVKQFEQPDSCLPNCWLVVRVDGKNFHKFSDTHNFLKPNDVRSLNLMSKAAEVVMNEFKDIILAYGQSDEYSFVFKRNTNTYNRRASKLSSTVCSLFTSAYVFHWRDYFIAKQLQYPPAFDSRTIAYPTIRNIKDYLCWRQADCHINNLYNTCFWKLVQEANNTPKQAQERLKGTLSSDKNEILYTQFGMNYNNESEIFRKGSVLLRKKIEETVIQPVPTANGLETVERQYTKSKVCIVPFHCDIIGEKFWRENPDLLGTES
- the LOC135489366 gene encoding ras-related protein Rab-24-like, which gives rise to MTNKIDMKIVLLGKEYGGKTSLVERYLHDRFSGDIPYQNTIGAAFGAKRIETCQRKYVMLGIWDTAGSERYEAMSRIYYRGAKAAIICFDLTEKNSFEKAKFWVKELNKSEENCKVYLCGTKNDLVKGEALKGNRGVDYYTVTDYADEINGQVFETSSKTGENIYELFRKIADDYVNDPANQEPKPSARDKLNLEEPSTPTKKLHGGCCS
- the LOC135489365 gene encoding probable tRNA(His) guanylyltransferase isoform X1 → MAKSKFEYVKQFEQPDSCLPNCWLVVRVDGKNFHKFSDTHNFLKPNDVRSLNLMSKAAEVVMNEFKDIILAYGQSDEYSFVFKRNTNTYNRRASKLSSTVCSLFTSAYVFHWRDYFIAKQLQYPPAFDSRTIAYPTIRNIKDYLCWRQADCHINNLYNTCFWKLVQEANNTPKQAQERLKGTLSSDKNEILYTQFGMNYNNESEIFRKGSVLLRKKVQKPKVHFIEETVIQPVPTANGLETVERQYTKSKVCIVPFHCDIIGEKFWRENPDLLGTES